The following coding sequences lie in one Kribbella sp. NBC_00709 genomic window:
- a CDS encoding Rossmann-like and DUF2520 domain-containing protein codes for MERIGLIGAGRAGTAVGAALAAAGHRLVGVTARSDASRDRAARLLPAVPVLPADEVTARADVVLVAVPDDLIREVAQTLPLTSGQYVVHLSGAHGLSPFEGLAATPVALHPSMTFPGGLVRLDDVMFTATAPDAARPVVEQLVKSLGAQVQWVADEQRARYHAGLVHGANHLTTLVSQAVAVLREAGVADPVATLQPLLAATLDNTLRSGHHALTGPIARGDVDTVAAHLTALQVLRDRTAATYAELARATVEMVVANGRLDAETASRFTEVLDGHRAGVPGQDRTGETPR; via the coding sequence ATGGAACGGATCGGCTTGATCGGAGCCGGCCGGGCCGGGACCGCCGTGGGAGCAGCCTTGGCGGCAGCCGGACATCGGTTGGTCGGAGTCACTGCGCGTTCGGACGCGTCCCGGGACCGCGCTGCCCGCCTTCTGCCCGCTGTGCCGGTGCTGCCCGCTGACGAGGTCACCGCGCGCGCCGACGTCGTACTGGTCGCCGTACCGGACGACCTGATCCGCGAGGTGGCGCAGACGCTGCCGTTGACCAGTGGGCAGTACGTCGTACACCTGTCGGGCGCGCACGGACTGAGCCCGTTCGAAGGGCTGGCGGCGACGCCCGTCGCGCTGCATCCCTCGATGACCTTTCCCGGCGGCCTGGTGCGGCTGGACGACGTGATGTTCACAGCGACCGCTCCCGACGCGGCCAGGCCGGTTGTAGAGCAGCTGGTGAAGTCGCTCGGTGCACAGGTGCAGTGGGTGGCCGATGAACAGCGTGCGCGGTACCACGCCGGCCTGGTGCACGGTGCGAACCACCTGACCACGTTGGTCTCCCAGGCGGTCGCAGTACTGCGGGAGGCCGGCGTGGCGGATCCGGTGGCGACACTGCAGCCGTTGCTGGCCGCAACCCTCGACAACACGCTGCGATCCGGTCATCATGCGCTCACCGGGCCGATCGCCCGCGGCGATGTCGACACGGTGGCAGCACATCTGACAGCACTACAGGTACTGCGGGACCGGACGGCGGCGACGTACGCCGAGCTGGCCCGCGCAACGGTGGAGATGGTGGTAGCGAACGGGCGGCTGGACGCGGAGACGGCAAGCCGGTTCACCGAGGTGCTGGACGGGCACCG
- a CDS encoding 2'-5' RNA ligase family protein produces MSDAWAARTGLTAILITVPELAAYTDRWRSVSRSTARPQVPLTELIPPHVTVLVPWVAEPTDADVARLRSAVSSVEPFELSFPSAGQFPNGTAWLRPEPFDTVRSLLHTVFEAFPECPPYGGEFPDAHPHLTISSSSQGGPAVVAEANAALAATPAPSVQLTELGLWREDADGVWQQFGAVPLGSATA; encoded by the coding sequence GTGAGCGATGCGTGGGCTGCACGGACCGGATTGACCGCGATTCTGATCACAGTGCCCGAGTTGGCGGCGTACACCGACCGCTGGCGCTCGGTGTCCCGATCGACGGCGAGGCCGCAGGTCCCGTTGACCGAGCTGATCCCGCCGCATGTGACTGTGCTGGTCCCCTGGGTCGCGGAGCCCACCGACGCCGACGTCGCGCGCCTGCGGTCGGCTGTCTCGTCCGTCGAGCCTTTCGAGCTCAGCTTCCCGAGCGCCGGTCAGTTCCCGAACGGCACGGCCTGGCTGAGGCCGGAGCCGTTCGACACCGTCCGGTCACTGCTCCACACCGTGTTCGAGGCCTTCCCTGAGTGCCCGCCGTACGGCGGTGAGTTCCCGGACGCCCATCCGCACCTGACCATCTCGTCGTCCAGCCAGGGCGGTCCGGCCGTGGTCGCCGAGGCGAACGCCGCTCTGGCCGCGACACCGGCTCCCAGCGTCCAGCTGACCGAGCTGGGGTTGTGGCGCGAGGACGCGGACGGCGTGTGGCAGCAGTTCGGCGCCGTACCGCTCGGATCGGCTACCGCCTGA
- a CDS encoding AAA family ATPase, which translates to MANLPDQLAVLFGGDPAFDVVGAEPPFAVTPEWLDTTKARLAELFDRPELGKVSASNKHFKEGSPLLVDTFYFVFRSLWPPLGILAGGARNLHFLLLNEYREEKQEIDTDIANWREAGAVFDIPFPLRRDVESQEEVIRASREMLDVVAGIPGIEARRTAMATMLDRILAGSELLELHTTQTRPEVTKRWIEEFSDDDLRHAFPHLSGNPLDLLVFGMNRLQAAYTRVAEVTAEAERPFSHEVAGLLQQIGRTDLPAGLSFSALGPSGTAEVQKEMESAKTRLEPAEWRRRRQAWMIRAVEAGAAFEAREWLAATYQVGASLNGLPDKAKASKELYLVSGFYRGLRDLHSFRPPKVVVEADAAAPDKQRAEAPATGDPIADLNAMTGLGPVKTRVHELVAEAKLAKLRAEAGLRLPKPMGHLVFSGNPGTGKTTVARILAEVYRDLGMLTSGHLVEVGRADLVASYIGQTAPKVTEVVERSLGGVLFIDEAYALFNGSERDFGREAVATLIQLMETHRDNLVVVMAGYPHEMYSLIDSNPGIKSRVRRFVNFPDYTDTELHKIFLQDAEQAGFVLGDGVSELVLADLHKVPRAPGFGNARTVRTLLERIATLQAVRLATLESPSMEQVRTLERADVTDLADESNLPRHNDPRAELTAMTGLVEVKATVERLAAEAKADVLRATAGMPPTERSRHMVFTGNPGTGKTTVARLLAEIYRDLGLLGIGHLVETSGNELMGEYVGQTAPKVQRLVEQALGGVLFVDEAYTLADPRGFGTDALATLIKLMEEHREDLVVVLAGYTEPMEGLFLQNPGLKSRVPTTVEFPDYSRTELQEIFQYLSGKAGYLPADGVVERVGSLLDRVRNAADFGNGREARNLFEATVSQQSVRISALTDPSVDEVRDLRPSDVPEDWRGKDAAGAVGFQVRR; encoded by the coding sequence GTGGCGAACCTTCCTGACCAGCTCGCGGTGCTCTTCGGCGGGGACCCGGCGTTCGACGTGGTCGGTGCGGAACCGCCGTTCGCGGTCACGCCGGAGTGGCTCGACACGACGAAGGCCAGGCTCGCGGAGTTGTTCGACCGGCCGGAGCTGGGCAAGGTCTCAGCGAGCAACAAGCACTTCAAAGAGGGTTCGCCGCTGCTGGTGGACACGTTCTACTTCGTGTTCCGGAGCCTGTGGCCGCCGCTCGGCATCCTGGCCGGTGGCGCTCGGAACCTGCACTTCCTGCTGCTCAACGAGTACCGCGAGGAGAAGCAGGAGATCGACACCGACATCGCCAACTGGCGCGAGGCCGGTGCAGTGTTCGACATCCCGTTCCCGCTGCGGCGTGACGTCGAGTCGCAGGAGGAGGTGATCCGGGCCAGCCGGGAGATGCTGGACGTGGTCGCCGGCATCCCGGGCATCGAGGCACGGCGTACGGCGATGGCGACGATGCTGGACCGGATCCTGGCCGGCTCGGAGCTGCTCGAGCTGCACACGACGCAGACGCGGCCCGAGGTGACGAAACGCTGGATCGAGGAGTTCAGCGACGACGACCTCCGGCACGCGTTCCCGCATCTGTCGGGCAACCCGCTCGACCTGCTGGTGTTCGGGATGAACCGGCTGCAGGCGGCGTACACCCGGGTTGCCGAGGTGACCGCCGAGGCGGAGCGGCCGTTCAGCCATGAGGTGGCCGGACTGCTCCAGCAGATCGGGCGGACCGATCTGCCGGCCGGATTGTCCTTCTCGGCGCTGGGTCCGTCCGGGACGGCCGAGGTCCAGAAGGAGATGGAGAGCGCGAAGACCCGGCTGGAGCCGGCCGAGTGGCGGCGACGGCGGCAGGCGTGGATGATCCGTGCGGTCGAGGCCGGTGCGGCGTTCGAAGCACGCGAGTGGCTGGCCGCGACGTACCAGGTCGGCGCGAGTCTCAACGGGCTGCCGGACAAGGCGAAGGCCTCGAAGGAGCTGTACCTCGTCTCGGGCTTCTACCGGGGGCTGCGCGACCTCCACTCGTTCCGGCCCCCGAAGGTCGTGGTCGAGGCGGACGCGGCCGCACCTGACAAGCAGCGGGCCGAGGCGCCGGCCACCGGCGACCCGATCGCCGACCTGAACGCGATGACCGGGCTGGGCCCGGTGAAGACCCGGGTGCACGAGCTGGTGGCCGAGGCGAAGCTGGCCAAGCTGCGGGCCGAGGCCGGACTGCGGCTGCCGAAGCCGATGGGTCACCTGGTCTTCAGCGGGAACCCCGGCACCGGCAAGACCACGGTCGCCCGGATCCTGGCCGAGGTCTACCGGGACCTGGGCATGCTCACGTCCGGTCACCTGGTCGAGGTCGGGCGGGCCGATCTGGTCGCGTCGTACATCGGCCAGACCGCGCCGAAGGTGACCGAGGTGGTCGAGCGGTCGCTCGGCGGGGTGCTGTTCATCGACGAGGCCTACGCGCTCTTCAACGGCTCCGAGCGGGACTTCGGCCGGGAGGCGGTCGCCACGCTGATCCAGCTGATGGAGACGCACCGCGACAACCTGGTCGTGGTGATGGCAGGCTACCCGCACGAGATGTACTCGTTGATTGACAGCAACCCGGGGATCAAGTCGCGGGTCCGGAGGTTCGTCAACTTCCCCGACTACACCGATACCGAGCTGCACAAGATCTTCCTCCAGGACGCCGAGCAGGCCGGATTCGTCCTCGGCGACGGGGTCTCGGAGCTGGTCCTGGCCGACCTGCACAAGGTGCCGCGGGCTCCTGGGTTCGGCAACGCGCGGACGGTCCGGACACTGCTGGAGCGGATCGCGACGCTGCAGGCGGTCCGGCTGGCCACGCTGGAGTCGCCGAGCATGGAGCAGGTCCGGACGCTCGAGCGGGCCGACGTCACTGATCTCGCCGACGAAAGCAACCTGCCCAGGCACAACGACCCGCGAGCCGAGCTCACGGCGATGACCGGACTGGTCGAGGTCAAGGCCACCGTCGAGCGGCTGGCCGCGGAGGCGAAGGCCGACGTACTGCGGGCCACGGCGGGGATGCCGCCGACGGAGCGGTCCCGGCACATGGTCTTCACCGGCAATCCGGGCACCGGGAAGACCACCGTGGCCAGGCTGCTCGCGGAGATCTATCGCGACCTCGGTCTGCTCGGTATTGGCCACCTGGTGGAGACGAGCGGCAACGAGCTGATGGGTGAGTACGTCGGCCAGACCGCGCCGAAGGTCCAGCGCCTGGTCGAGCAGGCCCTGGGCGGAGTCCTGTTCGTCGACGAGGCGTACACGCTGGCCGATCCGCGAGGCTTCGGGACCGATGCGCTGGCCACGCTGATCAAGCTGATGGAGGAGCACCGCGAGGACCTCGTCGTCGTTCTCGCCGGGTACACCGAGCCGATGGAGGGGCTGTTCTTGCAGAACCCCGGTCTGAAGTCCCGCGTGCCGACGACCGTGGAGTTCCCGGACTACTCCCGGACCGAGCTCCAGGAGATCTTCCAGTACCTGAGCGGCAAGGCCGGCTACCTGCCGGCCGACGGCGTGGTGGAGCGGGTCGGCTCGCTGCTGGACCGCGTCCGGAACGCGGCCGACTTCGGCAACGGGCGGGAGGCGCGCAACCTCTTCGAGGCCACGGTCTCCCAGCAGTCTGTCCGGATCAGTGCCCTCACGGATCCGAGCGTCGACGAGGTGCGCGACCTGAGGCCTTCCGACGTACCGGAGGACTGGCGGGGCAAGGACGCTGCCGGGGCGGTCGGGTTCCAGGTCAGGCGGTAG
- a CDS encoding SAM-dependent methyltransferase, giving the protein MTETYRTAWRRALYGPGGFYRRERPAAHFRTSVHASPLFGQAIARLAGLLDLPTVVDIGAGRGELGKVLRAEGLTVLDIELDDELPERLTGLVIANEWLDNVPCEVAEWDEDGVPHYLSADLTPGDVVEGNDLDWLRKWWPGEPGDRAEIGTTRDAAWRDVVRRLTDDAVAIAIDYGHLRDSRPPYGTLTGFRGGRECDPVPDGTCDITTHVALDSLGGTIVSQRDALRALGLSATRPPLELAHTEPMRYLSELSSAGEAAELLDPSGLGGFGWVWTATGADTKRRASRALSA; this is encoded by the coding sequence ATGACAGAGACCTATCGGACGGCCTGGCGGCGGGCGTTGTACGGTCCGGGCGGCTTCTACCGCCGGGAGCGGCCGGCGGCACACTTCCGTACGTCGGTGCACGCATCGCCCCTGTTCGGTCAGGCCATCGCGCGCCTCGCCGGCCTGCTCGACCTGCCCACAGTCGTCGACATCGGCGCCGGTCGTGGGGAACTGGGCAAGGTGCTCCGCGCCGAGGGCCTGACCGTGCTGGACATCGAGCTGGACGACGAGCTGCCCGAGCGGCTGACCGGGTTGGTGATCGCCAACGAGTGGCTCGACAACGTCCCGTGCGAGGTGGCCGAGTGGGACGAAGACGGCGTGCCGCACTACCTGTCGGCCGACCTGACTCCAGGTGATGTTGTCGAGGGCAACGACCTCGACTGGCTGCGGAAGTGGTGGCCCGGAGAGCCGGGTGACCGGGCAGAGATCGGCACCACCCGCGACGCGGCCTGGCGGGACGTGGTCCGGCGGTTGACCGACGACGCAGTCGCGATCGCCATCGATTACGGCCACCTCCGCGACAGCAGGCCGCCGTACGGGACTCTGACCGGCTTCCGCGGCGGGCGCGAGTGCGACCCGGTGCCCGATGGCACCTGCGACATCACCACCCACGTCGCCCTGGACTCGCTCGGCGGCACGATTGTGAGCCAGCGCGACGCACTGCGAGCCTTGGGGCTCAGTGCGACCCGACCGCCGCTCGAGCTCGCTCACACCGAGCCGATGCGCTACCTGTCGGAGCTGTCCTCCGCCGGCGAGGCCGCTGAGCTGCTCGACCCGTCCGGGCTCGGTGGGTTCGGCTGGGTCTGGACTGCGACCGGAGCGGACACCAAACGCCGCGCTTCGCGGGCCCTGTCCGCCTGA
- a CDS encoding PH domain-containing protein, with product MDDLFAPSDVSWTPVSPKLATLRRLNASIVAGLVAIAALVVLGLTLSWLYGVLAVVVIALVLGWAWILIGRNQRSWKYAEREDELMVSHGIMFRELVVVPYGRMQFVDVTAGPLERAYGMATVELHTATPATDAKIPGLHPDEAGRLRDRLSALGQAQAWGL from the coding sequence GTGGACGACCTCTTCGCACCCTCGGATGTCAGTTGGACGCCGGTCTCGCCCAAGCTGGCCACGCTGCGCCGGCTGAACGCGTCGATCGTGGCGGGACTGGTCGCGATCGCGGCGCTGGTCGTGCTCGGACTGACGCTGAGCTGGCTGTACGGCGTGCTCGCGGTGGTCGTGATCGCGCTCGTACTCGGCTGGGCCTGGATCCTGATCGGCCGCAACCAGCGGTCCTGGAAGTACGCCGAGCGCGAGGACGAGCTGATGGTCAGCCACGGGATCATGTTCCGCGAGCTGGTCGTCGTACCGTACGGCCGGATGCAGTTCGTCGACGTGACGGCCGGGCCGCTGGAGCGCGCGTACGGGATGGCCACCGTCGAGCTGCACACGGCCACGCCGGCGACCGACGCCAAGATCCCGGGGCTGCACCCCGACGAGGCCGGCCGGCTGCGTGACCGGCTGTCCGCTCTCGGCCAGGCGCAGGCGTGGGGCCTGTGA
- a CDS encoding NADH-quinone oxidoreductase subunit D, producing the protein MSTERVVGVGAGAAGFDPAYERGGAGSDLPTTDMVLNIGPQHPATHGVLRLRLTLDGERIVGCEPIIGYMHRGAEKLFEVRDYRQIIVLANRHDWLSAFANELGVVLAVERMMGLEVPVRAVWLRTLLAELNRVLNHLMFLGSYPLELGAITPVFYAFRERETIQAVMEELSGGRMHYMFNRVGGLKEDLPYGWLGRAAAASAAVRKRLPDIEDLILGNEIFRARTVGVGKLAPELIAQYGVSGPIARASGVDADLRRDEPYLAYGDLQEVLRVVTRPEGDCFARFSVLLEQVKVSLDLVDACLDKLSALPAGPVNVRLPKILKVPEGQTYAWTESPLGINGYYLVSRGDKTPWRLKLRSASFNNISALPALLPGTMIPDMIAILGSMFFVVGDIDK; encoded by the coding sequence ATGAGTACCGAAAGAGTCGTTGGAGTCGGGGCTGGTGCCGCCGGATTCGACCCGGCGTACGAGCGCGGTGGAGCCGGCTCGGACCTGCCGACCACCGACATGGTGCTCAACATCGGTCCGCAGCACCCGGCGACCCACGGCGTACTGCGGCTGCGGCTGACCCTGGACGGTGAGCGGATCGTCGGCTGCGAGCCGATCATCGGCTACATGCACCGCGGCGCGGAGAAGCTGTTCGAGGTCCGCGACTACCGGCAGATCATCGTGCTGGCGAACCGCCACGACTGGCTGTCCGCGTTCGCGAACGAGCTCGGCGTCGTGCTCGCGGTCGAGCGGATGATGGGCCTCGAGGTGCCGGTCCGCGCGGTCTGGCTGCGGACCCTGCTGGCCGAGCTGAACCGGGTGCTGAACCACCTGATGTTCCTCGGCTCGTACCCGCTGGAGCTCGGCGCGATCACGCCCGTGTTCTACGCGTTCCGTGAGCGCGAGACGATCCAGGCCGTGATGGAGGAGCTGTCCGGCGGCCGGATGCACTACATGTTCAACCGGGTCGGCGGACTCAAGGAAGACCTGCCGTACGGCTGGCTCGGTCGCGCGGCCGCCGCCTCAGCCGCGGTCCGCAAGCGCCTGCCCGACATCGAGGACCTCATCCTCGGCAACGAGATCTTCCGGGCCCGGACCGTCGGCGTCGGCAAGCTCGCTCCCGAGCTCATCGCGCAGTACGGCGTCTCCGGCCCGATCGCCCGCGCCTCCGGAGTCGACGCCGACCTCCGCCGCGACGAGCCCTACCTGGCGTACGGCGACCTGCAGGAGGTACTCCGCGTCGTGACCCGCCCCGAGGGTGACTGCTTCGCCCGCTTCTCGGTGCTGCTCGAACAGGTGAAGGTCTCGCTCGACCTGGTCGACGCCTGCCTCGACAAGCTGTCCGCGCTGCCCGCCGGACCGGTGAACGTCCGGCTGCCGAAGATCCTCAAGGTCCCCGAAGGCCAGACCTACGCCTGGACCGAGAGCCCGCTCGGCATCAACGGCTACTACCTGGTCTCCCGCGGCGACAAGACGCCCTGGCGGCTGAAACTCCGCTCGGCCAGCTTCAACAACATCTCCGCGCTACCGGCCTTGCTGCCCGGCACGATGATCCCCGACATGATCGCCATCCTCGGCAGCATGTTCTTCGTCGTCGGCGACATCGACAAGTAG
- a CDS encoding NADPH-dependent F420 reductase — MATLGIIGSGNIGSVVAWLAVGAGVDVVMANSRGPESLADKVRDLGVRAGTVEEAARAGDWVLVTIPLGRYAELPVESFAGKVVLDTMNYYPHRDGRIDRLDREVVTTAQLLQEHLPEAHTVKAFNNISARNIVTLARPADATDRSALPIAGDDADAKAAATALIQTLGFDVVDVGPLSESWRFEPETAAYVTPYLSKASTAKQRAAGHADPGKPLPVAGLVQLIAGAHRPPVAGREF, encoded by the coding sequence ATGGCGACACTCGGAATCATCGGCAGCGGCAACATCGGGTCGGTGGTGGCGTGGCTCGCGGTCGGCGCCGGCGTCGATGTGGTGATGGCGAACTCCCGCGGCCCGGAGAGCCTGGCGGACAAGGTCCGCGACCTCGGCGTCCGGGCGGGAACTGTCGAGGAGGCTGCGCGAGCCGGGGACTGGGTCCTCGTCACCATTCCGCTCGGGCGGTACGCCGAACTGCCGGTGGAGTCCTTCGCGGGCAAGGTCGTGCTGGACACGATGAACTACTACCCGCATCGTGACGGCCGGATCGACCGGCTCGACCGCGAGGTGGTGACCACGGCGCAGCTGCTCCAGGAACACTTGCCCGAAGCCCATACCGTGAAGGCGTTCAACAACATCAGCGCCCGGAACATCGTGACGCTGGCCAGGCCCGCCGACGCGACGGATCGCAGTGCGTTGCCGATCGCCGGCGACGACGCGGACGCGAAGGCTGCGGCCACGGCTCTGATCCAGACGCTGGGGTTCGACGTGGTCGACGTCGGTCCGCTGAGCGAGAGTTGGCGGTTCGAGCCGGAGACGGCGGCGTACGTCACGCCGTACCTGTCGAAGGCGAGTACGGCGAAGCAGCGGGCCGCCGGGCATGCCGATCCGGGGAAGCCGCTGCCGGTCGCCGGGCTGGTGCAGCTGATCGCGGGTGCACACCGTCCGCCGGTGGCGGGTCGCGAGTTCTGA
- a CDS encoding inositol monophosphatase family protein gives MDLAKLLKVAEAAVARGRVVTQSRAPGELTSKGDRDMASEVDFAVEREVRAFLERETPEIGVLGEEEGGATDGTRWVLDPVDGTVNFIHGVPLWAISLGLIHEGRAVAGVIDHPALGTTYAAAEGLGATCNEKAIRGSECTDLTEALVAVGDYAVGPDAEAANADRLALTQRLYPRVQRLRMIGTAATALTWTANGYFDALIMFSNKPWDTMAGVAICREAGVTVLDLDGTDHAPESRGVFAVADGIREPLQELIAAKG, from the coding sequence GTGGATCTTGCGAAGCTGCTGAAGGTTGCCGAGGCTGCTGTTGCGCGTGGACGGGTCGTGACGCAGTCGCGGGCGCCCGGTGAGTTGACGTCCAAGGGCGATCGGGACATGGCCTCCGAGGTCGACTTCGCCGTGGAGCGCGAGGTACGGGCGTTCCTCGAGCGCGAGACCCCGGAGATCGGGGTGCTCGGCGAGGAGGAGGGCGGGGCGACCGACGGGACGCGTTGGGTGCTCGACCCGGTCGACGGGACGGTGAACTTCATCCACGGCGTACCGCTGTGGGCGATCTCGCTCGGCCTCATCCACGAAGGACGGGCCGTCGCGGGCGTCATCGATCACCCGGCGCTCGGTACGACGTACGCCGCCGCGGAGGGTCTCGGCGCCACCTGCAACGAGAAGGCGATCCGGGGCAGCGAGTGCACCGACCTGACCGAGGCGTTGGTTGCCGTGGGCGACTATGCCGTCGGGCCGGACGCCGAGGCGGCGAACGCCGATCGACTGGCTCTGACCCAACGGCTCTATCCGCGGGTGCAGCGGCTGCGGATGATCGGTACGGCGGCGACCGCGCTCACCTGGACCGCGAACGGGTACTTCGACGCGCTGATCATGTTCTCCAACAAGCCCTGGGACACGATGGCCGGCGTGGCGATCTGCCGCGAGGCGGGCGTCACGGTCCTGGACCTGGACGGCACCGACCACGCACCCGAGTCCCGCGGCGTGTTCGCGGTCGCCGACGGCATCCGCGAGCCCCTGCAGGAACTGATCGCGGCGAAGGGCTAG
- a CDS encoding DUF3180 domain-containing protein encodes MSGGPESGQAPGENKEPPRPGSVRPTSRRLLIAIAVLGVAIGVTMVKAIESGGGVAPTVSWLTLVAWAFLAALLFAAARNTHQRIQVRRERVEASRAVFLLMIGKASAFVGALCTGVYAGFALSFLQAMGSSGPRNRVIMAGLAAVISVLVVTAGLLLERACRIPEDPDETP; translated from the coding sequence GTGTCCGGCGGTCCCGAGTCGGGTCAGGCGCCCGGGGAGAACAAGGAACCGCCACGGCCGGGCTCGGTGCGGCCGACCTCACGCCGGCTGCTGATCGCGATCGCCGTCCTGGGGGTCGCGATCGGCGTCACGATGGTGAAGGCGATCGAGTCCGGCGGCGGGGTCGCGCCGACGGTGTCGTGGCTGACGCTGGTCGCCTGGGCGTTCCTGGCCGCGTTGCTGTTCGCCGCCGCCCGCAACACCCACCAGCGGATCCAGGTACGCCGGGAGCGGGTCGAAGCGTCCCGCGCGGTGTTCTTGCTGATGATCGGCAAGGCGTCCGCGTTCGTCGGCGCGTTGTGCACCGGCGTTTACGCAGGGTTCGCGTTAAGCTTCCTGCAGGCGATGGGCTCCTCCGGCCCTCGTAACCGTGTGATCATGGCCGGGCTCGCGGCAGTGATCTCTGTGCTGGTCGTCACGGCCGGTTTGTTGCTCGAACGCGCGTGTCGTATTCCCGAGGACCCCGACGAGACCCCCTAA
- the folK gene encoding 2-amino-4-hydroxy-6-hydroxymethyldihydropteridine diphosphokinase, which produces MTETPSPHVIDADTLSGGLKPIRQVILSLGSNLGDREANLQGAVDALRDTPDVVVVDVSPVYETAPIGGPDESGPYLNIVLLADSTLAVDLLLERAQAIEQAFGRERSVPGAPRTLDVDLITYGTKTVETEELTLPHPRAHERAFVLAPWLDIERDAVLPGHGPVSELLAKVGTDGVTKLDIELQ; this is translated from the coding sequence GTCCCCACGTCATCGACGCGGACACCCTGAGCGGTGGCCTGAAGCCGATCCGCCAGGTGATCCTGTCGCTCGGCAGTAATCTCGGCGATCGTGAGGCGAACCTGCAGGGTGCGGTCGACGCACTGCGGGACACCCCGGACGTCGTGGTGGTCGATGTCTCGCCGGTCTACGAGACCGCTCCGATCGGCGGCCCGGACGAGTCCGGTCCGTATCTGAACATCGTCCTGCTGGCCGACTCCACCCTGGCCGTCGACCTGCTGCTGGAGCGCGCGCAGGCGATCGAGCAGGCGTTCGGCCGGGAGCGCAGCGTGCCGGGCGCGCCGCGGACCCTCGACGTCGACCTGATCACCTACGGGACGAAGACGGTCGAGACCGAGGAACTGACGTTGCCGCACCCGCGGGCGCACGAGCGCGCGTTCGTGCTGGCGCCGTGGCTCGACATCGAGCGGGACGCGGTGCTGCCGGGCCACGGACCGGTGTCGGAGCTGCTCGCCAAGGTCGGCACCGACGGCGTGACCAAGCTCGACATCGAGCTGCAGTAG